A genomic region of Amphiura filiformis chromosome 6, Afil_fr2py, whole genome shotgun sequence contains the following coding sequences:
- the LOC140155211 gene encoding cilia- and flagella-associated protein 300-like, which yields MAAAEKREQLFHFTNLPGKKCLSLENSATTDLLMKWSMKDTIQVQYYSYDKLFQSYQKDDFALDFLTDSQVMSTLSVMSSRGSWGGLGFKAAKVEVEPVPCAITSMTIFDRLQEEGIVRESGSIMKCFDEFYEDFQISDELRKMLLMEDSDNYEMYSDEERDELLLRLFKHLCLGGAVCQYEDDIKPYLDTTKALYKELISVQKDASTQDLRVTSLVYKVKAWDKDDHQFYPSEDDHEQTFAYLIVDPLKRHVTVFYHRWGRGIFG from the exons ATGGCAGCTGCAGAAAAACGAGAGCAATTGTTTCATTTCACCAATTTACCTGGAAAGAAATGTCTTTCACTGGAGAACAGCGCAACCACAGATTTACTGATGAAATG GTCTATGAAAGACACGATTCAGGTACAGTATTACAGCTATGATAAGCTATTCCAGTCTTACCAGAAAGATGACTTTGCTTTG GATTTCTTAACTGATTCACAAGTGATGTCCACGTTGTCAGTAATGTCTTCTAGAGGCTCATGGGGAGGATTAG GTTTCAAGGCTGCCAAAGTAGAAGTTGAGCCTGTACCATGTGCTATCACCTCCATGACAATCTTTGACAGACTCCAAGAAGAAGGTATCGTGAGGGAATCAGGAAGTATTATGAAATGCTTTgatgaattctatgaagacttcCAAATATCAGATGAACTCAGAAAA ATGTTACTTATGGAAGACTCAGATAATTATGAGATGTATAGCGATGAAGAGAGAGATGAATTGTTATTACGCCTCTTCAAACACTTATGTCTTGGAGGAGCAGTGTGCCAATATGAAGATGACATCAAGCCATACCTAGATACAACTAAAGCATTATACAAAGAACTCATCAG TGTGCAAAAGGATGCTAGTACCCAGGACCTGAGAGTGACATCACTGGTGTATAAAGTTAAAGCATGG GACAAAGATGACCACCAGTTTTACCCATCAGAAGATGATCATGAGCAGACCTTTGCCTACTTGATAGTGGATCCACTCAAGAGACATGTAACAGTGTTCTACCACAGATGGGGAAGGGGAATATTTGGTTGA